From Paenibacillus graminis, a single genomic window includes:
- a CDS encoding MBL fold metallo-hydrolase: MKTKLTTLDLSLNVPGMPGGGVWTITPTLISSGDTHYLVDTGMPGMMEDLTAQLASADVSLEMLSGVIITHQDIDHIGNLPQILEINPGIEVFAHSDDTPYIVGELPLLKPLPQILESFGANFSRNGIRIDHSIAEGEPLHAAGAFIVIHTPGHTPGHISLYHPDSKTLIAGDAMVVRGGQLQGPNAAQTPDLPEAYRSLKKLTAFDIRKIICYHGGIVETDVNQSITTLASRGEKD; this comes from the coding sequence ATGAAAACAAAATTGACGACGCTCGACTTGAGTCTGAATGTGCCCGGGATGCCCGGCGGAGGCGTATGGACCATTACGCCAACCTTGATCTCATCGGGAGATACCCATTACTTGGTTGATACGGGGATGCCGGGGATGATGGAAGATTTGACAGCACAGTTGGCGTCTGCGGACGTTTCGCTGGAGATGTTGAGCGGTGTTATTATCACCCATCAAGACATCGATCATATCGGCAATCTCCCGCAGATACTGGAAATCAATCCGGGAATCGAAGTTTTTGCTCATTCCGACGATACTCCTTATATTGTCGGGGAACTTCCGCTTCTCAAGCCTCTGCCGCAGATTCTCGAATCGTTCGGGGCCAACTTTTCAAGAAACGGCATTCGCATCGATCATTCGATTGCTGAAGGTGAACCCTTGCATGCCGCAGGAGCATTTATCGTGATCCATACGCCGGGGCATACTCCCGGTCACATCAGCCTTTATCATCCGGACAGCAAGACGCTGATCGCCGGCGATGCGATGGTCGTTCGGGGCGGTCAGTTGCAAGGACCGAATGCAGCGCAAACGCCCGATTTGCCGGAAGCCTACCGTTCGCTGAAAAAATTGACCGCATTCGATATCCGGAAGATCATCTGTTACCACGGAGGCATAGTGGAGACGGATGTCAATCAATCGATTACCACGCTCGCTTCGCGTGGGGAGAAAGACTAG
- a CDS encoding carbohydrate ABC transporter permease, with the protein MKKKLNLAPAFFVGPHVILFAVFILLPTFYGIYASFTKWNLMNEPVWVGLDNYKTILFDNGSTFHTQFNNGLKNTFIFVLLSVPLLIVIPLLVAVALEHKKVKGKSLIQSIIYVPGLISISAGALIWLLLFNKQLGMAGNVFGSDVSWPANQPYAWILIIIITIWGGVGGNMIIYRASISGVSQDLYESAEMDGAGTIRRFTSITLPSIRFPLIYTFVMTTAGAFNVFGQPLMMTDGGPRQSTHVLMMYIRQLAFGNGESIAGMASAMAVLLGLVILVISALQYYVMNRNAA; encoded by the coding sequence ATGAAAAAGAAACTGAATCTCGCGCCTGCTTTCTTTGTAGGTCCACATGTCATCTTATTTGCCGTTTTCATCTTGCTGCCAACCTTCTACGGGATTTATGCTTCCTTCACCAAATGGAATTTGATGAATGAGCCGGTCTGGGTCGGCCTCGACAACTATAAAACTATTCTTTTTGACAACGGGTCCACCTTCCACACGCAATTCAACAACGGGCTTAAGAACACATTTATTTTTGTTCTGCTGAGTGTCCCGCTGTTAATCGTGATTCCGCTGCTTGTTGCCGTTGCGCTTGAACATAAAAAAGTCAAAGGGAAAAGCCTGATCCAGTCTATTATTTACGTTCCGGGCCTGATTTCCATATCCGCGGGAGCGCTGATCTGGCTGCTGCTGTTCAACAAGCAGCTTGGGATGGCCGGCAATGTTTTTGGATCAGATGTCTCCTGGCCGGCTAACCAGCCGTATGCCTGGATACTCATTATTATCATCACGATCTGGGGGGGAGTCGGCGGCAACATGATTATTTACCGCGCCTCCATAAGCGGTGTATCGCAGGATTTGTATGAATCGGCAGAGATGGACGGAGCGGGAACAATACGCAGGTTCACGAGTATTACGCTGCCCTCCATCCGCTTCCCGCTGATTTACACCTTTGTCATGACCACTGCCGGGGCCTTCAATGTGTTCGGCCAGCCGCTGATGATGACAGACGGGGGACCGCGCCAGAGCACGCATGTGCTCATGATGTATATCCGCCAGCTGGCGTTCGGCAATGGAGAGTCTATTGCGGGTATGGCTTCCGCTATGGCCGTATTGCTGGGTCTGGTCATACTGGTCATCTCAGCTCTGCAGTATTATGTCATGAACCGGAATGCGGCTTGA
- a CDS encoding TetR/AcrR family transcriptional regulator, with product MNNANRTIVSRRARPAKEPLSREVIVKQAFLLLREEGISGLSMRKVAKALDTGASSLYVYVKDLQELSSYVLDYGLTHVELPDTDDGSWKSNLFAALLSYQQVLYKDPGIAELALTTTPLGPHSLDLSEYLLKQLAASGIQPASAAWAMDLLLMYAASSAFEHVSWSKNEKRSFTLMKEAYLSADASRFPFIHSHKSELFSGDLPKDERFLWGLEVILQGTLKLDHGME from the coding sequence ATGAATAATGCCAATCGAACTATTGTCAGCCGCCGTGCCCGACCCGCTAAGGAGCCGCTCAGTCGGGAAGTCATTGTCAAACAAGCATTTCTTTTGTTGAGAGAGGAGGGAATCTCGGGTCTTTCCATGCGAAAGGTGGCCAAAGCTCTGGATACCGGAGCTTCGTCACTTTACGTCTATGTCAAGGATTTGCAGGAATTAAGCTCCTATGTGCTGGACTATGGCCTGACCCATGTCGAATTGCCCGATACGGACGATGGATCGTGGAAGAGCAACCTGTTTGCAGCACTGCTCTCTTATCAGCAAGTGCTCTATAAGGACCCCGGCATAGCCGAGCTTGCCTTGACCACGACACCCCTGGGTCCCCATTCCCTGGATCTCTCCGAATATTTGCTGAAGCAGTTGGCGGCCAGCGGCATCCAGCCCGCATCGGCAGCATGGGCGATGGATTTGTTATTGATGTACGCCGCTTCCTCGGCTTTTGAACATGTCTCGTGGTCCAAAAACGAGAAGCGATCGTTTACATTGATGAAGGAAGCTTATTTATCCGCCGACGCTTCACGGTTCCCGTTCATCCATTCGCATAAAAGCGAGTTGTTTTCCGGTGATCTTCCGAAGGACGAACGTTTTCTTTGGGGCTTGGAAGTTATCTTGCAGGGAACGTTAAAGCTGGATCATGGAATGGAATAA
- a CDS encoding alpha-N-arabinofuranosidase — MTAKLRILSDAPKSKINKNIYGHFAEHLGRCIYEGIWVGEDSPIPNTDGIRNDVIAALRKLDIPVLRWPGGCFADEYHWKDGIGKPETRKRMINTHWGGVVENNHFGTHEFFRLCELLECEPYICGNVGSGTVQEMSEWVEYMTFDGESPMAGLRAGNGREQPWTLKYFGVGNENWGCGGNMRPEYYADLYRRYQTYARNYGDNKLYKIAGGANVDDYNWTEVLMREAGQFMDGLSLHSYTIPGSWEEKRFALGFDNGEWFETMKKSLHMNELITRHSNIMDKYDPERRVGLIIDEWGTWFLSEPGTNPGFLYQQNTLRDALVAGIHLNIFQNHSKRVQMANIAQMVNVLQALILTEGDKLLLTPTYHVFDMYKVHQDNELLEVSFESPVYSMGEESIPQLSVSASRDASGKVYVSICNISHADNAALSIELVGTSARTINGQILTHSDLNAHNTFETPATVAPAVFEGASLKNGVLDCQLPPASVVVLTLE, encoded by the coding sequence ATGACTGCAAAACTTAGAATCCTATCGGATGCGCCAAAGAGTAAAATTAATAAAAATATTTACGGGCATTTCGCCGAGCATCTCGGCAGATGTATCTATGAAGGCATTTGGGTGGGCGAGGATTCGCCTATTCCTAATACAGACGGTATCCGCAATGATGTGATTGCTGCGCTGCGCAAGCTCGATATTCCCGTGCTGCGCTGGCCGGGCGGCTGCTTCGCCGATGAATATCACTGGAAGGACGGCATCGGTAAGCCTGAAACCCGCAAGCGGATGATCAACACCCACTGGGGCGGCGTAGTGGAGAACAACCACTTTGGCACACATGAGTTTTTCCGGCTCTGCGAGCTGCTTGAATGTGAGCCGTATATCTGTGGAAATGTAGGCAGCGGAACGGTGCAGGAGATGTCCGAATGGGTGGAATATATGACCTTTGACGGTGAGTCTCCAATGGCCGGACTGCGGGCCGGGAATGGGCGCGAGCAGCCTTGGACGCTGAAATATTTTGGCGTCGGGAACGAGAACTGGGGCTGCGGAGGCAACATGCGTCCGGAATATTATGCGGACCTGTACCGCCGTTACCAGACTTATGCGCGCAATTACGGGGACAACAAGCTCTACAAAATTGCCGGAGGCGCCAATGTGGATGACTACAACTGGACGGAAGTGCTGATGCGGGAAGCCGGACAGTTCATGGATGGGCTGAGCCTGCACTCCTATACGATCCCAGGAAGCTGGGAAGAGAAGCGTTTCGCGCTTGGCTTCGACAACGGCGAATGGTTCGAGACCATGAAGAAATCCCTCCATATGAATGAGCTGATTACCCGTCATTCGAACATAATGGACAAGTATGATCCGGAGCGGCGGGTAGGATTGATAATAGATGAATGGGGAACCTGGTTCCTCAGTGAGCCGGGCACAAATCCGGGCTTCCTGTACCAGCAGAATACTCTGCGTGATGCATTGGTGGCAGGGATTCACCTGAATATTTTCCAGAATCACAGCAAACGGGTACAAATGGCCAATATCGCGCAAATGGTTAATGTATTGCAGGCGCTTATCTTAACCGAAGGCGACAAGCTGCTGCTTACCCCTACTTACCATGTCTTTGACATGTATAAGGTGCATCAGGATAACGAGCTGCTTGAGGTGTCTTTTGAGAGTCCGGTGTACAGCATGGGAGAGGAGTCTATTCCTCAGCTTAGCGTATCTGCATCCCGGGATGCGTCAGGCAAGGTATACGTTTCCATCTGTAATATCAGCCATGCAGACAATGCCGCCCTCAGCATCGAGCTGGTCGGCACTTCGGCAAGAACCATAAACGGTCAAATCCTGACCCATTCAGATCTGAATGCCCACAATACCTTTGAGACCCCGGCAACCGTTGCTCCGGCCGTTTTTGAGGGTGCTTCATTGAAGAACGGGGTGCTGGACTGTCAGCTTCCTCCGGCATCCGTAGTTGTCCTGACCCTGGAATAA
- a CDS encoding YhgE/Pip domain-containing protein — MAAVWRIYKKDWLGLFKAPVALLLIAALALLPSVYDWVNVAAVWDPYSNTSGIQIAVASVDQGAAVDGKSFNIGDEVLESLRSNKSLGWRFTDAESAARGVQRGDYYASIVIPAEFSQRMAGVLEGELVKPQVDYTVNEKINAIAPKITAKGASTITAQISERFTETLSRTVLTALSAIDREFQAELPVIRKVEQGLFQLEASLPEIEKAGRLVLKLQQDWPQIADSAGRIAALTDKLPEVEQAGKAAGLLDEHWGQISDAAGRLQELQGRLPDLARAAELLSGLDTDFSRVGEVLDRASDRLEEAGKVVAAAAQALPQTDRIAAAGPAFGQELQQYLAQNRAAFTAVPQVLQQNLYLLQQNADSAALLASQLAEGTAPPDAAAASRLQLAADRLTAGSGQLQHTAALFAAVNTLAPGAVPGSELRALAGARASWAAGAAQAARLASALRGGGGLDPAALAQLGRDSAKGAAALGGILARYSAEGQSALQGTLQQLTSAAGTAATALQQAPQRLAALGAVLDEAGTAIQYGQTGLAALRDNLPAVAGEVSAAASGMSSRLAAFSGFVTNVLPRIQNGLPAAGEDIHAAAEFARNDLPGAEEKFRRASEWITAGLPRADEGVNRAAGLVRNDLPALEHAVRRAADTVREIKREVNLEEIAQLLGGDIKGTSDFLASPVVLKEKALYPIPNYGSAMTPFYVVLSLWVGGTLLISLLRTAVDTAGIPYRRYQLYFGRLLTFLTVGIFQALIAVLGNIYLLNCYVADKLWFVLFAVLISIVFVTIVFTLVYVFGNIGKGIAIVFMVLQFSSSGGTFPISTTGRFFQILNPFMPFTYAISLLREAVGGILPEVAVRDALYLVLFGILALVLALTLQKPLERFIRRAAEQAEASKLIS; from the coding sequence ATGGCGGCAGTATGGCGGATTTATAAAAAAGATTGGCTGGGCCTGTTCAAAGCGCCGGTAGCCCTGTTGTTGATAGCAGCACTTGCGCTCCTTCCCTCAGTCTACGATTGGGTGAATGTGGCTGCGGTATGGGACCCCTACAGCAATACATCCGGCATTCAAATTGCCGTGGCCAGTGTGGATCAGGGAGCTGCTGTCGATGGCAAGAGCTTCAACATCGGAGATGAGGTGCTGGAGAGTCTGCGGAGCAACAAGTCGCTGGGCTGGAGGTTCACGGATGCCGAATCGGCAGCGCGGGGGGTGCAGCGCGGGGATTATTATGCCAGCATCGTCATTCCGGCAGAATTCTCACAGCGGATGGCGGGGGTTCTCGAAGGGGAACTTGTGAAGCCTCAGGTGGATTATACCGTTAATGAAAAAATCAACGCGATTGCACCCAAAATTACGGCGAAAGGGGCTTCTACGATTACTGCGCAAATCAGTGAGCGGTTCACGGAAACCCTTAGCAGGACGGTGCTGACGGCCCTCAGCGCCATCGACCGCGAATTCCAGGCGGAGCTGCCGGTTATCCGCAAGGTGGAGCAGGGGCTGTTCCAGCTGGAGGCAAGCCTGCCGGAGATTGAAAAGGCAGGGAGACTGGTGCTCAAGCTGCAGCAGGACTGGCCGCAGATTGCGGATTCGGCCGGAAGGATTGCTGCGCTTACGGATAAGCTGCCGGAAGTGGAGCAGGCGGGCAAGGCGGCCGGGCTGCTGGATGAGCACTGGGGGCAGATCAGCGATGCCGCGGGCAGGCTGCAGGAGCTGCAGGGCAGGCTCCCGGATCTGGCCCGTGCGGCGGAGCTGCTGTCCGGCCTGGATACTGATTTCAGCCGGGTGGGGGAGGTCCTGGACCGGGCCTCGGACAGATTGGAGGAGGCCGGAAAGGTTGTTGCTGCGGCTGCCCAGGCCCTGCCGCAGACCGACCGGATCGCTGCAGCGGGGCCTGCCTTTGGGCAGGAGCTGCAGCAGTATCTGGCGCAGAACCGCGCGGCCTTCACCGCGGTTCCGCAGGTGCTGCAGCAGAATCTCTATCTGCTGCAGCAGAATGCCGACAGCGCAGCGCTGCTGGCCAGCCAGCTCGCGGAAGGCACCGCGCCGCCGGACGCAGCGGCGGCTTCCCGGCTGCAGCTGGCCGCTGACCGGCTGACCGCCGGAAGCGGCCAGCTGCAGCACACGGCGGCTCTCTTCGCCGCCGTGAACACCCTCGCGCCCGGCGCCGTGCCGGGCAGCGAGCTCCGCGCCCTGGCCGGGGCGCGGGCCTCTTGGGCCGCCGGCGCTGCACAGGCGGCCCGCCTTGCCTCCGCGCTGCGGGGCGGCGGCGGGCTGGACCCCGCCGCACTGGCGCAGCTTGGCAGGGATTCCGCCAAGGGCGCAGCGGCGCTGGGCGGAATCCTCGCGCGCTACAGCGCGGAGGGGCAGTCTGCGCTGCAGGGCACGCTGCAGCAGCTGACATCCGCGGCGGGGACCGCCGCCACGGCCTTGCAGCAGGCGCCGCAGCGGCTGGCTGCGCTGGGTGCGGTGCTGGATGAAGCGGGTACCGCCATCCAGTACGGGCAGACCGGCCTGGCCGCCTTGCGGGACAATCTGCCTGCAGTAGCGGGCGAGGTCAGCGCGGCGGCATCCGGCATGAGCAGCAGGCTGGCAGCGTTCAGCGGCTTCGTGACGAATGTGCTGCCGCGCATTCAGAATGGGCTGCCTGCTGCCGGAGAAGACATTCATGCGGCGGCAGAATTCGCCCGGAATGATCTGCCGGGGGCGGAGGAGAAGTTCCGCCGCGCGTCGGAGTGGATTACCGCCGGCCTTCCCCGGGCAGACGAAGGGGTGAACCGGGCGGCCGGGCTGGTGCGGAATGATCTTCCCGCCCTGGAGCATGCCGTCCGCCGCGCCGCGGATACGGTCCGCGAAATCAAGCGGGAGGTCAATCTGGAGGAAATCGCCCAACTGCTGGGCGGGGATATCAAGGGGACCAGCGATTTTCTGGCCAGCCCCGTAGTTCTGAAGGAAAAGGCACTGTATCCCATCCCCAATTACGGATCGGCGATGACACCGTTTTACGTAGTGCTGTCCTTGTGGGTAGGCGGCACCCTGCTGATTTCCCTGCTGCGGACCGCCGTTGATACCGCTGGAATCCCATACCGGCGGTACCAGCTTTATTTTGGCCGCCTGCTGACTTTTCTTACCGTAGGCATATTTCAGGCTCTGATTGCGGTATTGGGCAATATATATTTGCTGAACTGCTATGTTGCCGACAAGCTGTGGTTCGTGCTGTTTGCCGTCCTGATCAGCATTGTTTTTGTGACGATTGTATTTACACTGGTCTACGTCTTCGGCAACATCGGCAAAGGCATAGCCATCGTGTTCATGGTGCTCCAGTTCTCCAGTTCGGGCGGGACTTTTCCAATCAGTACCACAGGGCGCTTTTTTCAAATCCTGAACCCGTTTATGCCCTTTACCTATGCCATCAGTCTGCTGAGAGAAGCCGTTGGCGGCATTCTGCCGGAGGTTGCTGTCCGTGACGCCCTGTATCTGGTTCTGTTCGGTATACTCGCCCTGGTGCTGGCGCTTACCCTCCAGAAGCCGCTGGAGCGGTTCATCCGGCGTGCGGCAGAACAGGCAGAGGCGTCCAAGCTGATCTCCTAA
- a CDS encoding glycoside hydrolase family 43 protein codes for MSRKKEYSNPLVEQRADPWVYKHTDGYYYFTASVPEYDRIEVRRAATIEGLRDAEPVVAWRKYETGPLSANIWAPEIHYIHGKWYIYFAAARTTETKEGLFDHRMYALENESANPLEGRWVEKGQVKTAWESFALDATAFQHKGVLYYVWAQKDPDIPGNSNLYISEMENPWTLTGPQTMIARPEHPWEVIGFSVNEGAAVLKRNGKIFMSFSASATDHHYCMGLLTADEDSDLLDAASWSKHPEPVFQTCEENGQFGPGHNSFTVNENGEDVLIYHARNYKEITGDPLYDPNRHTRAQVLHWNEDGTPNFGLPVKDSRR; via the coding sequence ATGAGCAGGAAAAAAGAATACAGCAATCCGCTTGTGGAGCAGCGTGCAGACCCGTGGGTCTATAAACATACGGATGGCTATTATTACTTCACAGCTTCGGTGCCCGAATATGACCGGATCGAAGTGCGAAGGGCTGCAACCATTGAAGGGTTGAGAGATGCCGAACCTGTCGTCGCTTGGCGCAAATATGAGACGGGACCGCTCAGCGCCAATATCTGGGCACCCGAAATCCATTATATTCACGGTAAATGGTACATTTACTTCGCGGCGGCCCGGACGACAGAGACAAAGGAGGGGCTGTTCGATCACCGTATGTATGCACTGGAGAACGAATCGGCGAATCCGCTGGAGGGCCGCTGGGTGGAAAAAGGCCAGGTGAAGACAGCCTGGGAGTCATTTGCTCTCGACGCGACGGCCTTCCAGCACAAGGGTGTACTCTATTATGTATGGGCGCAGAAGGACCCGGATATTCCGGGGAACTCCAACCTGTACATATCAGAGATGGAGAACCCTTGGACTCTGACCGGCCCGCAGACGATGATAGCCAGACCGGAGCATCCCTGGGAAGTCATCGGCTTCAGCGTCAACGAAGGCGCGGCAGTACTTAAGCGGAACGGCAAAATCTTCATGAGCTTCTCAGCCAGTGCAACCGATCATCATTACTGCATGGGGCTGCTGACGGCGGATGAGGACAGCGATCTGCTGGATGCCGCTTCCTGGAGCAAACATCCTGAGCCAGTATTCCAAACCTGTGAAGAAAACGGGCAATTCGGTCCGGGACATAACAGCTTCACAGTCAATGAAAACGGAGAAGATGTGCTGATCTACCATGCCCGCAATTACAAGGAAATTACCGGTGATCCGCTGTACGATCCAAACCGCCACACCCGTGCCCAGGTGCTGCACTGGAATGAAGATGGCACGCCAAACTTCGGCCTGCCTGTTAAGGACAGCAGGAGGTAA
- a CDS encoding helix-turn-helix domain-containing protein: protein MQLKNTIQAKLDAYLKIEGITINQFAGISGVNSGTLSSIINGNRPVAVKQLDRITTGMGLPEGELYELYIDEYVVRSTPDWRRMGPFLQRCAELDKLECIRQVVRTIMDNISYAQAVFEMGEEWFAQGKRQAAALLYEGVAESEKYQHSERLALCQYRLFKIALGKDQEANLRAAMHFEYFVERLDEVDQLNALKDLANIYASLHRWNNVDVIAEAMGRKASIQYQNRYHKVSRRAVSKETGRPLCFYILYSHLLRSAVCAERGDYGQALQYVSRYSDFSWVQERTEEARQIMEQFGEWAGANTYLYRLMSGETAVLADYVEFISTREGEIITGLTKIIQAANRFGLNVDPIIECFESRVEFKEQRTRMGKRNVQVTEDQSAVLLYELSVYYLKTQRVHRGLVYLFQNLDLSVRMNSDSGIVGCVALFEQYRHLSSVEDQERYKILIGEVQKSNEKKIGSAAGNR, encoded by the coding sequence TTGCAATTGAAAAATACTATACAGGCAAAACTTGACGCATACTTGAAGATAGAAGGCATTACCATCAATCAGTTTGCCGGAATATCGGGTGTGAACTCCGGTACGCTCAGCAGTATTATTAATGGAAACCGTCCCGTCGCCGTGAAGCAGCTGGACCGGATTACAACGGGTATGGGACTTCCCGAAGGCGAATTGTATGAATTATATATAGATGAATATGTTGTCCGTTCTACCCCTGACTGGCGGCGGATGGGACCTTTTCTGCAGCGCTGTGCAGAGCTGGACAAGCTGGAATGCATCCGGCAGGTCGTCCGGACCATTATGGATAATATATCCTATGCCCAGGCGGTATTTGAAATGGGAGAGGAATGGTTCGCACAAGGCAAACGCCAGGCGGCTGCGCTGCTGTACGAAGGTGTGGCGGAAAGTGAAAAATATCAGCACTCAGAACGGCTGGCCTTATGCCAATACCGTTTGTTCAAGATTGCACTGGGAAAAGATCAGGAAGCCAACCTGCGTGCGGCGATGCATTTTGAATATTTTGTGGAACGTCTGGATGAGGTGGACCAGTTGAATGCGCTGAAGGATTTGGCAAACATTTACGCTTCCCTGCACCGCTGGAACAACGTTGATGTCATAGCGGAGGCGATGGGGCGCAAGGCCTCCATTCAGTATCAGAATAGATACCATAAAGTCAGCCGCCGTGCGGTCTCTAAAGAAACCGGCAGGCCTCTGTGTTTCTATATCCTCTATTCCCATCTGCTTCGTTCGGCTGTCTGTGCTGAACGCGGGGACTACGGACAGGCCCTCCAGTATGTCTCGCGTTATTCCGATTTCAGCTGGGTCCAGGAGAGAACGGAGGAGGCCCGGCAGATCATGGAACAGTTTGGGGAATGGGCCGGGGCCAATACATATCTGTACCGCCTGATGTCAGGAGAGACGGCTGTGCTTGCGGACTATGTTGAATTCATCAGCACCAGAGAGGGCGAAATTATTACGGGCCTGACCAAAATCATACAAGCGGCCAACCGCTTTGGCTTGAACGTGGATCCTATTATTGAATGCTTCGAGTCCCGTGTGGAATTCAAAGAGCAGCGGACCCGGATGGGGAAACGGAATGTGCAGGTCACCGAAGACCAGTCTGCGGTTCTGTTATATGAGCTGTCTGTGTATTATTTAAAAACCCAGAGAGTCCACAGGGGCCTCGTTTATTTATTCCAGAATCTGGACCTCTCTGTTAGAATGAACAGTGACAGCGGTATTGTTGGGTGTGTAGCATTATTTGAGCAGTACAGACATCTCAGCTCCGTCGAAGACCAGGAAAGATATAAAATTCTAATTGGCGAGGTGCAAAAGAGTAATGAAAAGAAAATTGGCTCTGCTGCTGGCAATAGGTAG
- a CDS encoding FAD-dependent oxidoreductase → MNHSSKRIAIVGAGPGGLTLARVLQMAGYSPVVYEGEASRYERQQGGTLDLETDSGQKALQAAGLLESFYEICRFEGQSSKIVDKNGKVYQEDTADQAPDSVQYSRPEIDRTVLRDLLLDSLRPDTIQWGYKCLEAVPVGDRQYALHFENGQKDVVDLVVAADGAFSRIRPLVSEAKAEYSGVSMIELNILDAANHSPGLAAFNGPGTVYALDDRKGMIAQMNGDGRIRVYLGFQAERDFLESVDIPYDEPEKAKPKLLALFADWADELKPYISCANGAITPRRIYMLPVPHTWESRAGVTLIGDAAHLMSPFAGAGANLAMLDGAELALSLINHDELDTAVRQYEQKMFDYAGAVAAETKANMELFFSDNAAAKLGDLMKSFINP, encoded by the coding sequence ATGAACCATTCATCGAAACGAATTGCTATTGTCGGCGCAGGACCCGGCGGGCTTACGCTTGCCCGCGTGTTGCAAATGGCTGGTTACAGCCCTGTCGTGTATGAAGGCGAAGCTTCCCGTTACGAACGTCAGCAGGGAGGAACGCTCGATCTCGAAACGGATTCCGGTCAAAAAGCGTTGCAAGCGGCCGGTCTGCTCGAATCGTTTTACGAAATATGCCGGTTTGAGGGGCAAAGCAGCAAAATCGTTGACAAGAACGGCAAGGTTTATCAAGAAGATACGGCCGATCAAGCCCCGGATTCAGTTCAATATTCACGGCCCGAGATCGACCGCACCGTCCTCCGCGACTTATTGCTCGACTCGCTGCGACCCGATACGATTCAATGGGGATACAAATGTTTGGAGGCGGTCCCTGTCGGTGATCGTCAATATGCCCTTCATTTCGAAAACGGACAGAAGGATGTCGTGGACCTGGTCGTGGCGGCAGACGGGGCGTTCTCCCGTATTCGACCATTGGTGAGCGAGGCAAAGGCCGAGTATTCCGGGGTCAGTATGATCGAACTGAACATTTTGGATGCAGCGAATCATTCTCCCGGGCTTGCCGCTTTTAACGGCCCGGGTACCGTTTATGCGTTGGATGACCGAAAAGGAATGATTGCGCAAATGAACGGGGACGGACGGATTCGCGTGTATTTGGGATTTCAAGCGGAACGCGATTTTTTGGAGAGCGTGGATATCCCCTACGACGAGCCAGAGAAAGCAAAGCCTAAACTGTTAGCCCTGTTTGCAGACTGGGCGGATGAGTTGAAACCATACATCTCTTGCGCTAATGGAGCCATCACGCCACGGCGGATTTATATGTTACCCGTACCGCATACCTGGGAGAGCAGAGCGGGCGTTACACTGATCGGGGACGCCGCGCATCTCATGTCGCCGTTTGCCGGGGCTGGCGCGAACTTGGCGATGCTGGACGGCGCGGAGCTTGCGCTTTCCCTTATAAACCACGACGAGCTGGATACGGCTGTGCGGCAGTATGAACAGAAGATGTTCGACTACGCCGGTGCCGTCGCAGCGGAAACCAAGGCGAACATGGAACTCTTTTTTTCCGATAACGCCGCGGCTAAGCTGGGCGACCTGATGAAATCCTTTATAAACCCATAA
- a CDS encoding carbohydrate ABC transporter permease has protein sequence MSNQVAQQYDKRPRMKEHGAVKRKNPGTNISKYISYLFLIVLCIIWIIPVIFGITTSFRSQSEVVSSGFRLFPKEWIFDNYVSILENTSTAPILRWLMNSLFIATMHTLLVVVVISITGYGYSRMKFKGRDTLFFTLLGISFFPGVVNLIPSYKIIDALGWVNTAWAMIIPGLAGMGNIFLVRQFMNGIPKDLDESAHVDGAGHFRIYFSIIMPLIKPVLIVCALFSFTGSWNDFLWPVIVFTDVDKMPVTAGLLLLQDIYGNYRMIGQLMGSAVLAIIPTLLLFLFAQKYFVQSINLNSGIKG, from the coding sequence ATGTCCAATCAGGTGGCGCAGCAATACGATAAACGTCCCCGCATGAAAGAGCACGGCGCAGTAAAAAGAAAAAACCCGGGAACCAACATCTCAAAGTATATCTCTTATCTGTTTTTGATCGTGCTTTGCATCATTTGGATCATTCCGGTGATCTTTGGCATCACAACTTCTTTCCGTTCACAGTCTGAGGTGGTCTCCTCCGGGTTCAGATTATTCCCAAAGGAATGGATCTTTGACAACTATGTCTCGATTCTGGAGAATACCTCAACCGCACCTATTCTGCGGTGGCTCATGAACTCCTTGTTTATTGCGACCATGCATACCCTTTTGGTGGTTGTGGTCATTTCCATTACCGGCTATGGCTACTCGCGGATGAAATTTAAAGGCAGAGATACGCTCTTTTTCACCTTGCTGGGCATCTCATTTTTTCCTGGCGTGGTGAATCTGATTCCCTCCTACAAAATTATTGATGCATTGGGCTGGGTCAACACCGCCTGGGCAATGATTATCCCGGGACTGGCAGGCATGGGCAATATCTTCCTTGTCAGGCAGTTTATGAACGGCATTCCGAAGGACCTTGATGAATCGGCGCACGTGGACGGTGCGGGGCATTTCCGGATTTATTTCTCGATTATTATGCCGCTCATCAAGCCGGTACTGATTGTATGCGCCTTATTTTCCTTCACAGGATCATGGAATGACTTCCTCTGGCCTGTAATCGTCTTTACCGATGTGGACAAAATGCCGGTTACAGCGGGGTTATTACTTCTTCAAGATATCTATGGGAATTACCGTATGATTGGTCAGCTGATGGGTTCAGCGGTTCTGGCGATTATTCCAACCCTGCTGTTGTTCCTGTTCGCGCAGAAATACTTTGTCCAATCCATCAATCTGAATTCAGGCATTAAGGGTTAA